TCTGCACTTAAAGTTCCTACCATAGCTATGGCTATGCCTGCCTATGCCGAAGTCGGTCTCCGCGCAGACAGGCTAAAAACTTGAAGCTTGATAAATGAAAAAATCACTTGAATTTATAGTGCACTTTAGAGATGCAATTGGTATAAAAGAGATTACTGCGGTCATTACATTCCCTCGTAAAGACGGCGGGAAGTGTGTTTTGAAAGTGAGCCGGTCAGGTGGTTGCTTGTTCCCCGATTCTGGCTTTGAAATTCTGATAGAATTCTTCCAGTCGCCGGGTTTGCACTTCTACAGCTTCACTGAGCGATGGGAGATTTTCCCCTTGATAAGCGACTTCCCGAGCTAATTGCCTACAAAAATCAAATCCTGCTTGCATGTTGTCATAGAAAGTGTGTAGTGCTTTCTGCTGTCTCAGGTTTTCCATAGCATCGTCAACCAGGGACTGAAAGTAGTCCACATAGAGCTGGATCTCCTTGGCAAACATGTGAGGCCGATCTTTGGATAGTAATTCCTTCCCGCGACCATAAATCTGATCCACCATTTCTTCTAATGAATAATAGCGATTGAACCAGGACAGATTTGGCCCTGGACAGATGGCCTGAGGGTGACGATCCGTGGCCTGAATACCCAGACTTATCAGAGCACCGTTACCCAAATGGTCACACAGACAGGTCTTTGCCAGAACTTTGGAAATTGCATCGTCCTTTTTAGATCCAGACTCAAAATTGGTATTGATCTCATCCAGCTTTAGCTCGATGTATTCAGAGGAGGCAGTACAAATAGGTTGTTCTGTAAATTCTGTGTTGGAAACCAAGAATCCTCTGGGGCAGGGTGAGCCGGGCTTGCCTTGAACATGGCGATCAATGGTCCATTTTTCTGATCCTGAGTTTCTCAGGTTATTAAAAGGAACTCCTAATGGTGAAGCCCCGCTAAGATAGAGGCTGTCATCGGTGGAGGTCATTAACTGCATCCGGGTGGGTGTATCAACTGGTGTTGCTTCGGGAACCAGCAGGAAAGGACTGGCCCAGCCGGTTCGGTCGATCCCAAAGCCTTTTTCCAGGCGCTGGACCTCGCCGTGATTGCCAATACCGCCCTGAACTGTAATCTCGGGGTGGTGCTCGAGGTTTGCCGGGTAATTCCAACTCATTTTTTCATAAAAACGTTTGATGATCGGTTGGAACTGGGTACCTAGTTCGTTCCGTTTTTCTTTGAAATCGTGGAGCAAAACCGGAAGTAGGTGTCCCGGTGAAGCAAACGCGTGTCCGCCGCAATTCAAGCCCGATTCTATGCGAAATTCTGAGATTTCCAGTCCTTTTTTGGCCATATAACGACCCTGGATCATTGCTGAACGAAAATCACTTACTTTTAAAATGATCTTCTTCTTGATCTCACCTTCATGATCCCGGTAAAAATCTTTGTATTTGGTCATATAGCCGTAGAGACTTTGATTTATCCCTGCCGAGAAGACCATGGCTGACTCAACCTTGCTTTTGGCGAAGCCCCTTAGAGCTGCTTTGGCATCTGAGAATTCTTCGCCCAGTGGTTTCCCGTGTTTATCCATATCGATGCGGTCAACTTTGACCATGATATTGACATCGATCCCACCCGGTTTCATTCTCTGGCTGAGCTCAGTGCCTATTTTTTCGCGTAGTTTGCCAGGTTCAGTTGCCAGCAGGTTTTGGTAAGCTTTTTTTAGGGCACTTGTATTGGGCAGCAAGTCAAAATAGCGTGATTTCTCATTTTGCTCAAAAAAGGGCAGAGACCGAACCCGCTCCATCTTCATTTCAACAATATCTTGAACCATATCCAGATATGCCGTAATGCGTTTAGCACGTCCATCGATGGCACGCATTGAGATTCGTTCATAGGGCAGATCGTACTGGTTGGTATAGTATTTCCTTAGTCGTTCGACCAGAAGATCATCAATAATGGAAATTACTGAGGTAATCCCCAGATGAGCCAAACGAATGGGAGTATCTATGGAATGACCCGTTCCCATGACCGGTATATGAAAATTATGAAGGGACTCTGACACGGAGAAACCTCTTTAGCATTAGATGTGTTAGTGCTTTCAAAACGACGACTTAAAGTCAAATTACTTCAAGGCTGACATTGGGTTAATACTAAACATGATTGCCTTGATTTCAATAAAAGAATCAAAACAGTTCATTAACAAAATACCTCTTTCATATTGGTCACGAAAATTCAGATAATTCTGGGGAATTACAAAAAAAGCCCCACCGTTTCAGGCAGGGCTTTCATAAAAGAGCAGTTCGCTGTGTTTAAAAGAAATAGCGGAATCCAAAGGCTCCGCCAAAACCTAGACCGCCGCCTCCGAGGATATGCAGAGTCGGAGTGCTTTCCAGAAAAATATCCACAGGAAATGAAGAGACATAGTAGCTGACTCCAACAACACCACGGACACTCAGATCAAACTCAGTGGTTTCATCAAAATTGTCATCAAAACCCGTATGGGTTCCCACGGCAACACCGGCACCATAATAGACTGGAGTAGGGGCGTCTGTGATATTCAGAACTTCAGGTTTGTGCAGTAGATAATCTGCCGCGATAGAGGAGCCCAGGTTCCAATGAACAGCAATGGCAGTTGATCCGTTCATCCAATATTTGCCGGTCAGACCATCTGTGGAAATACCCACACCAATTCCTGATCCCTGAGCATTCACTGAAACGACAAAAATAAGACTTAGCATTACAATAATTAGTTTACGCATGTTGATTTTTCTCCTTGTTCAACTTGACAGCCAACCTAATTAATTTTGGCGGTTACTCAATATAGAAATTAGTGACAAGTGACGGGTGACGAGTGATGGGTGACGAGTGATGGGTGACGAGTGATGGGTGACAAGTGATGAGTGACGAGTGGCAAGTGGTGTGTATGAGTTACTGGAAATCTGGAATTGAACAGGTTAAAGGCCGGTTCAATCTTCAGCACTTGTATCACAACAACCGGGACGCCATACATGTCCCTTGCCTCGAATGCCGTCAACCTGGATGATAAATGGACGTTCGAAATGAAAATGTTTCAAATACACCATTTCAGTGAGAGGTGTTTGAGCATTGAACCACTCGTGATTTATATTTGTTTCGAGTTTGTGCGGGGGAATGGTAAAATAGCTGATACCCAGTGACGTAATATTCTGAAAAAAGTGACTGCCAAAGGAAGGCTCCACATAAAGATCGGGTAGTCCCACTTCCACAATGGAACGGGCATTTGATATGAAATTCCAATTCACCGGGATACCCAACATTGGATCAGCGGTTCCCCAGCGCCCCGGTCCCACCAGCAAATATGGCTTATCAGGACTGAATTTGCGATTTATCTCACGTAGTTCCTGGGCTATCTGCCGACTTTTAAGAATATCGAATATATCAAGATCGATATATATCAGATCACGAATTTCTATATTGTCCCCGTTACCCAGGCATATTTCACTCCTGAGCAGTTCATCTCCTTTTTTGGCCAGTTCCACATCTACCAAATGAGGTCTTTCAAAGGTAACCATGGGTCGAATCTGCAAGATCGATAGCTCAGCCGGGTCTTCTGATGTTTCAGGCAAGTTGACAGCGAACTCCATCTCAACTTCACAGCCCATGCCCAACTTTCCGAATTCCATCAGATCAGCCAAAATATTGGCTAAGGGGAGGCTCTTCCATTTTAGAATATTGGCAAAGGTGATGATGCGAGGACCTTTTTCGAACAGACTTTCACGAAAACGTCCGTCCTGAAAGGAATACACGCTGGCAATCTGTTCCAGGCTGCCGTGTTCCTCTGCTGTTTTCAGATCAAATTGAGTGAGATTTGAGTTTTCTCCATGTGCTAAAGGGAGGTCACAATCTGTCATCTCCAGAGCGTAGAAATGACTCTGGCTATTATTAAGGATAGATTGCTGATTGAAGAATTGCGGGAGTACATCAGGTCTTTTGGGATTGAATTTGAGTGCTCTTTCACCATTGACCACTGTTCGTCCCAGACCCAAACACATGGTTACCATGCCTTCCTCACGCAACATGGAGCCCTGGGGGTAGTAATTCAAAGTTTGAATCACTCCTGAAAAACTTGGATAGTAGTACTCATCGTATTTACGTCCGGTCAAGTGTTGGATCACCACTGCCATTTTCTCATCTTCCGGGCGATTCCCGGTAGACGTGAGATAAGCGATGGCTTCCCGATGAAATCCGGATGCATAAACCAACTTGATAGCTTCCATGAGCTGAAATATTCGAGTATCGAGAGCTGGCGCACAATTGGGGAGCATGTAGGTGCTATATATCCCGGCAAAAGGTTGAAAAAGGGAATCCTCCAAGAGGCTGGAAGAACGAACTGCCAGTGGTCCAGAGTGATTCCCCAGATAGGCATGCAATTGTTCAGTAAAATTACCTGGAAAAACTGCTTTTCGAAAAAGATCATCGATCTCTTTATTTGATTGAGCAGCGAGTGCTTTTAACCTCAGATTATTGATGTCCAGAAAGCGATCAAAGATATCGGTGGCGATAACAGCAAATTGAGGGACGTCCACTTTGATATCGGTGTACTCACGGCTGAAATCAAAACGACGCATATGGGCACTCAAGAATGCCAGGCCGCGCGCTTTTCCACCAATGGATCCACCACCGATCCTGACTGCTTTAATAGAGGGGTCATAAGTGTCGATATTAAAGTAACCAATCTTGTCAAATCGATGTCTGGCGCGATGACTCTCAATGGCCTCTAACAGGATGTCACGAAAATCTTCCGGGTTTTCAAAATCCTCAATATTGATCGGTTTTAAATAGTCTGCCAGATCGAAATGCCCTCGAACTGCCAGCCAATTTGAAAAATGATCTCGCCGGGCATGGTATCTGATGCTTTGCATGGGAACGGAGGACAGGGCTGCGGACAATGCATTCAAGTGCCGTACTTTGGTGATGGTCTTGCCCTCTTTAGTGCCGAAAATAAGATCACCGAACCCACAATGACGCATCGTGAAATCCTGAAGGCTTTGAATCAGATGGGGTGAGTTCTTATCCAGAAAGTAAGCACCGAGTTCCAGCGCTGTTACTTCATTTTCGCCCTCCATGGACTGCATCATGACCGGCATGCTGGGATTCTTCTTCTGAACGATCCTGATAAATTTTGCACCTGCTTTTGGGTCCAGGATCCCATTTCTGGGGTAACGCACATCAGTGATCACTGCAAGCATGTGATTTTTGTATTTCCGATATAACGCTGTAGCCTCCTCAAATGTGGTGGCCAGGAGAATCTTAGGTCGTGAGCGCATGCGGAGTAATCGCAATTCGTCATTGTATTCATTTTTCATCAATTTGTGGGTGGTATTGATGATTACGCGATAGAGCATTGGTAGGAAAATCGAGTAGAATTTTGGAGAATCTTCAACGACAATGATAGCCCGGACACCGCCCTTGAGAATATCCCTGGGGGCATTCATCCTATCTTCGATGTATTTGATGATGGCGGTGAAAATATTGGAATCACCGTGCCAGATGAAGGCTCTATCTATTCCGGAAAGGTTGGCGACCCCTTGGGTTGCCCATTCATATTCGCGACGATTTGAGGCCAACAGAATCACGGGAATAGAAGTATGCTTCTTCTTGATTTTTTGCCCGAGTTGAAAGGGATCCATATCTGAAATACGGGTCATGGTGATCACCAGATCATAATGTCGCGCCCTGAGTTTTCTCAGGGCATGGTCTCCGGTTGAGACCCTGGTGATCCGAGGAGCACTGGAGAGATTCATGTCCTGATATTCAGTGAAGATCATTTCACCGAGACGCCCATCTTCTTCCAGTTTAAAGGCATCGTAAAGGCTTGATATGAGCAGGATCTCATGCACCCGATTCTGCATCATATCTCTAAAACCTGGTCGCTGTTTGAGGGGCAAAACTTTTTTAAACATGGAAGAACTTAATTAATATTTTAAGAGTCGGGCTATTGAAACTGATATTGAAGGATTTGTTAGCGGTATTACTCAACCATGTTGGCATGTTGTTTGTTCTAATTAATTTATGATTGAAATGGTTGCAAAATGTGGGAGCATGTTATGAACTTTGGTATTCTCCATGAAAGTCGTTTGAATGAAAAGCGGGTTTGTGTAACGCCCAATGGTGCCAAATCATTGATCAAACGGGGGCATACTGTTTTTGTAGAGTCTGGTGCCGGAGATGCCAGTGGCTTTTCAGATCAACACTATCTTGAGAGAGGGGCTCAGTTGGTCTTTGATCATGAAGAACTCTATGGGCGTTCTGATGTGTTGCTTAAAGTGCTTCCTGTTACTGCCGAATCTCTGGAATGTATGCAGCAAGGTCAAACTGTTTTTTCTTTTCAACATCTTTCGGTGAGTTCAGAACAAGTATTTAAAGGTTTGATCGATAAAAAGATCACGCTGGTAGGGATGGAGATCATGGAAGAAGCAGATGGTTCCAGACCTATTCTCACTATTATGAGTGAGCTGGCGGGACAAATGGCTCCCATCATTTCCGGTAATTATCTGGGGCGGGATCCCATGGGTCGCGGTGTGCTGCTTGGTAGTGTTCCGGGTGTAGCACCTGCCTCGGTTGTAATAATTGGGGCGGGGCAAGTCGGAGCAAGTGCAGCAAAAGCATTTGTAGGGCTGGGAGCCCAGG
This Candidatus Neomarinimicrobiota bacterium DNA region includes the following protein-coding sequences:
- a CDS encoding PEP/pyruvate-binding domain-containing protein; translation: MFKKVLPLKQRPGFRDMMQNRVHEILLISSLYDAFKLEEDGRLGEMIFTEYQDMNLSSAPRITRVSTGDHALRKLRARHYDLVITMTRISDMDPFQLGQKIKKKHTSIPVILLASNRREYEWATQGVANLSGIDRAFIWHGDSNIFTAIIKYIEDRMNAPRDILKGGVRAIIVVEDSPKFYSIFLPMLYRVIINTTHKLMKNEYNDELRLLRMRSRPKILLATTFEEATALYRKYKNHMLAVITDVRYPRNGILDPKAGAKFIRIVQKKNPSMPVMMQSMEGENEVTALELGAYFLDKNSPHLIQSLQDFTMRHCGFGDLIFGTKEGKTITKVRHLNALSAALSSVPMQSIRYHARRDHFSNWLAVRGHFDLADYLKPINIEDFENPEDFRDILLEAIESHRARHRFDKIGYFNIDTYDPSIKAVRIGGGSIGGKARGLAFLSAHMRRFDFSREYTDIKVDVPQFAVIATDIFDRFLDINNLRLKALAAQSNKEIDDLFRKAVFPGNFTEQLHAYLGNHSGPLAVRSSSLLEDSLFQPFAGIYSTYMLPNCAPALDTRIFQLMEAIKLVYASGFHREAIAYLTSTGNRPEDEKMAVVIQHLTGRKYDEYYYPSFSGVIQTLNYYPQGSMLREEGMVTMCLGLGRTVVNGERALKFNPKRPDVLPQFFNQQSILNNSQSHFYALEMTDCDLPLAHGENSNLTQFDLKTAEEHGSLEQIASVYSFQDGRFRESLFEKGPRIITFANILKWKSLPLANILADLMEFGKLGMGCEVEMEFAVNLPETSEDPAELSILQIRPMVTFERPHLVDVELAKKGDELLRSEICLGNGDNIEIRDLIYIDLDIFDILKSRQIAQELREINRKFSPDKPYLLVGPGRWGTADPMLGIPVNWNFISNARSIVEVGLPDLYVEPSFGSHFFQNITSLGISYFTIPPHKLETNINHEWFNAQTPLTEMVYLKHFHFERPFIIQVDGIRGKGHVWRPGCCDTSAED
- a CDS encoding alanine dehydrogenase, with the protein product MNFGILHESRLNEKRVCVTPNGAKSLIKRGHTVFVESGAGDASGFSDQHYLERGAQLVFDHEELYGRSDVLLKVLPVTAESLECMQQGQTVFSFQHLSVSSEQVFKGLIDKKITLVGMEIMEEADGSRPILTIMSELAGQMAPIISGNYLGRDPMGRGVLLGSVPGVAPASVVIIGAGQVGASAAKAFVGLGAQVHVLDRNLDQLRRLRELLGDQVTTIYANQSAIENSLKFADVVVAAILDRGGLTPHVITREMVKKMKHLAVLIDYSVDEGGASETTRPTQLADPVYIDEGVIHYCIPNITSGINRTTSIALSNVLSKYLNQIAELGVSKAIKESFALKKGLYTLEGRNMQPVLNRRFGIKI